In Primulina huaijiensis isolate GDHJ02 chromosome 6, ASM1229523v2, whole genome shotgun sequence, a single window of DNA contains:
- the LOC140978951 gene encoding transcription termination factor MTERF8, chloroplastic-like: protein MSSAYRKIFPIKITATDSISFSLAHKNHLGHEPTLLRSCGVQFFVNLCTLVEANSKTGRKSCESEKKLENQKSCTVSFLINSCGLSREMAVSASEKVRFENLDKPKFVLEMFRKYGFSQKQIASIVRKRPGMLLSNEETLLPKLEFFDSFGSPSINLAALSADPALLNRSLEHRLIPIYNFLKSVLLTDERVAVAMKQSSRVFKQHPNKNMAPNVAFLRELKVPDSCIMLLLTHYPETIVEKTDEFKESVEKVLEMGFDPLRPMFMLALHVVAEKGNRRIWDRCYKTYSSWGWSKDDIYSAFRKHPNCMIMSQNKISRTMDFLVNKMGWESRKLLSFPEILLYSLENRIIPRCTVIKILLSRGLIAKEIKPSYFLKLTETHFLEKFVTKYEKEVPEFYDVYERKIGLAEITIPEKSN, encoded by the coding sequence ATGTCTTCTGCTTACCGTAAAATCTTCCCCATCAAGATTACCGCGACGGATTCAATCTCTTTCTCGCTTGCTCATAAAAATCATCTGGGGCATGAACCCACTTTGTTGAGAAGCTGTGGAGTTCAGTTCTTTGTCAATCTGTGTACTCTTGTAGAGGCGAACTCAAAAACTGGGCGAAAGAGTTGTGAATCTGAAAAGAAATTAGAGAATCAGAAATCTTGCACGGTTTCTTTCTTGATCAATTCATGTGGGTTGTCTCGAGAAATGGCTGTTTCTGCTTCTGAGAAAGTGCGGTTTGAAAATCTGGACAAACCTAAGTTTGTTTTAGAAATGTTCAGAAAATATGGTTTTAGTCAGAAACAGATTGCTAGTATTGTTCGTAAGAGACCCGGGATGCTTTTGTCAAACGAGGAAACCCTTTTGCCCAAGCTCGAATTTTTCGACTCTTTTGGGTCTCCAAGCATTAATCTTGCAGCATTATCTGCGGACCCTGCTTTGTTGAATAGAAGTTTGGAGCATCGACTAATTCCTATCTATAATTTTCTCAAGAGTGTGCTTTTGACTGATGAAAGGGTAGCTGTTGCCATGAAGCAATCATCGAGGGTTTTTAAGCAGCATCCGAATAAGAATATGGCTCCGAATGTTGCATTTTTAAGGGAACTTAAAGTGCCAGACTCGTGTATCATGTTGTTGTTGACACATTATCCCGAGACCATCGTGGAAAAAACTGATGAGTTTAAAGAATCTGTGGAAAAAGTATTGGAAATGGGATTTGATCCGTTGAGGCCTATGTTTATGTTAGCTTTACATGTTGTCGCTGAAAAAGGTAATAGAAGGATTTGGGATCGGTGTTACAAGACTTACAGTAGCTGGGGATGGTCAAAAGATGATATCTATTCGGCCTTTAGGAAGCATCCTAATTGCATGATCATGTCTCAAAATAAGATCTCTAGAACTATGGATTTTCTTGTTAACAAGATGGGATGGGAGTCCCGAAAGCTTCTAAGTTTCCCAGAAATTCTGCTTTATAGCTTGGAAAATAGGATAATTCCCAGATGCACTGTCATTAAGATTTTGTTATCCAGGGGTTTGATCGCCAAAGAAATTAAACCAAGTTACTTTTTGAAACTTACGGAGACTCATTTCTTGGAGAAATTTGTGACTAAATATGAGAAGGAAGTGCCTGAATTCTATGATGTTTACGAGAGGAAGATCGGCCTTGCGGAAATAACGATCCCTGAGAAATCTAATTAA
- the LOC140978627 gene encoding transcription termination factor MTERF8, chloroplastic-like has product MEITRRFHSASKKYILVDADSSGLSSKTGRKSCKSEKQLENEKSCTFSFLINSCGLSPELAVSVSEKVRFENTEKPNFVVTMLKNYGFSQKQIAHIVCKRPKILMCKKTTLLPKLEFFQSVGFPMAQLANVIARDPTLLSRSLENQLIPSYNFLKSMLLTDDRVAIAMQQSRRISQQNPTENIAPNVAVLRELEVPESCIMLLLTHHPETLVEETDVFKEAVKKVLEMGFDPLRSTFVLALHVVAEKTNRRIWDQCYETYRSWGWSKDDVYLAFRRHPNCMILSQNKISRTMDFLVNNMGWDSRIVLSCPAVLLFNLENRIIPRCSVIQVLSSRGLISKEVKLSVSLLPSEARFLEKFVTKYEEEVPQLFDVYKGRIGLEDL; this is encoded by the exons ATGGAGATTACACGACGATTTCATTCTGCTTCGAAGAAATACAT TCTTGTGGACGCGGACTCCTCTGGGTTGTCCTCAAAAACTGGAAGAAAGAGTTGTAAATCTGAAAAGCAATTAGAGAATGAGAAATCTTGCACGTTTTCATTCTTGATTAATTCCTGTGGGTTGTCTCCAGAATTGGCTGTTTCTGTCTCTGAGAAAGTGCGGTTTGAAAACACAGAAAAACCTAATTTTGTTGTGACAATGTTAAAGAACTATGGTTTTAGTCAAAAACAGATTGCCCATATTGTTTGTAAGAGACCCAAGATTCTTATGTGCAAAAAGACGACCCTTTTGCCCAAGCTCGAATTTTTCCAATCTGTTGGGTTTCCAATGGCTCAGCTTGCGAATGTCATTGCTAGAGACCCTACCTTGTTGAGTAGAAGTTTGGAGAATCAGCTGATTCCAAGTTACAACTTTCTGAAGAGTATGCTTTTAACTGATGACAGGGTAGCTATTGCCATGCAGCAGTCAAGGAGGATTTCTCAGCAGAATCCGACTGAGAATATTGCTCCGAATGTTGCAGTTTTGAGGGAACTTGAGGTACCTGAATCGTGTATCATGTTGTTATTGACACATCATCCAGAGACGCTTGTGGAAGAAACTGACGTGTTTAAGGAAGCTGTGAAAAAAGTATTGGAAATGGGATTTGATCCTTTGAGATCTACATTTGTGTTAGCTTTACACGTCGTTGCTGAGAAGACTAATAGAAGGATTTGGGATCAGTGTTATGAGACTTACAGGAGCTGGGGATGGTCAAAAGATGATGTCTACTTGGCCTTTAGGAGGCATCCTAACTgcatgatattgtctcaaaataAGATCTCTAGAACTATGGATTTTCTTGTTAACAATATGGGGTGGGACTCCCGAATCGTTCTAAGTTGCCCAGCAGTTCTGCTGTTTAATTTGGAAAACAGGATAATTCCCAGATGCTCTGTCATTCAGGTTTTGTCTTCCAGGGGGTTGATTTCCAAAGAAGTTAAATTGAGTGTCTCTTTACTGCCTTCGGAGGCTCGTTTCTTGGAGAAATTCGTGACTAAATATGAGGAGGAGGTTCCTCAACTTTTTGATGTTTACAAAGGGAGGATTGGTCTTGAGGATCTGTGA
- the LOC140978703 gene encoding transcription termination factor MTERF8, chloroplastic-like encodes MFRRPILCRIGKIQFFANFCSLENGKRSLVNSRAGISLSKSEPVSSKKISPGKELVISYLVNSCGLTPERAVSASGKLHFDSPDKANAVLRFLEKHGFSKTQIAELVSRRPLFLLANPEKSFLPKIEFLLRSAGFSEPDMVEAVVKHPAYLARSLENQLAPVYEYIEGIVGSRKAGILLRRGSWIFDHGLDKKLIDNVALLRELGVPESCIEFALFHYPDVVTRKHDSFKKIVSEIEGMGFNPLKTAFVTAMHSRTGKGNIDVWERCYETYSNWGWSKDDIYMAFRKHPNCMLLSEKKISRFLDFVANKMGRDSRTIARVPYIIFYSMEKRIIPRYSVLHHLFLNGFVKKNWSLATVMCPTEEKFLENYAIRYLKELPQLLQLYRGETSGGV; translated from the coding sequence ATGTTTCGTCGCCCGATTCTATGCAGAATCGGCAAGATTCAATTCTTCGCCAATTTCTGCAGTCTTGAAAATGGTAAACGATCACTCGTGAACTCAAGAGCTGGGATTTCCCTGTCGAAAAGCGAACCGGTTTCCTCTAAAAAAATATCACCTGGAAAGGAGCTTGTCATCTCCTATCTGGTGAACTCTTGCGGCTTGACTCCGGAAAGGGCTGTTTCTGCTTCAGGTAAGCTGCATTTTGATAGTCCGGATAAAGCAAATGCTGTTCTGCGTTTTCTTGAAAAACATGGATTTAGCAAAACGCAAATCGCTGAGTTGGTTTCTAGACGACCCCTTTTTCTGCTAGCCAATCCTGAAAAGTCCTTTCTgccaaaaattgaatttttattgcgtTCTGCCGGGTTTTCTGAACCCGATATGGTGGAAGCCGTTGTAAAGCACCCGGCATACTTGGCAAGAAGTCTGGAAAATCAGTTGGCTCCTGTCTATGAATACATTGAGGGTATAGTTGGATCTAGAAAAGCTGGTATTCTTTTGAGGCGGGGCTCCTGGATTTTCGATCATGGCCTTGATAAGAAACTCATTGACAATGTAGCTCTGTTGAGGGAGCTTGGAGTTCCCGAAAGCTGTATCGAATTTGCTCTGTTTCATTATCCAGATGTTGTCACCCGGAAGCATGATTCATTCAAGAAAATTGTTTCCGAGATTGAAGGGAtgggttttaatcctttgaaaACGGCATTTGTAACTGCAATGCATAGCCGGACTGGGAAGGGCAACATAGATGTCTGGGAAAGATGCTATGAAACATATAGTAACTGGGGTTGGTCGAAGGATGACATATATATGGCATTTAGGAAACATCCTAATTGTATGCTCTTGTCCGAGAAGAAAATCTCAAGATTCTTGGATTTTGTTGCTAACAAAATGGGGCGTGATTCAAGAACGATTGCACGGGTtccatatattatattttacagtATGGAGAAGAGAATTATTCCAAGGTACTCTGTTCTTCATCACTTGTTTTTGAATGGTTTTGTTAAGAAAAACTGGAGCTTGGCTACTGTAATGTGCCCCACTGAAGAGAAATTCCTGGAAAATTACGCGATTCGATACTTAAAGGAACTGCCTCAGCTTCTTCAACTTTATAGAGGGGAGACAAGTGGTGGTGTTTAG